One genomic window of Punica granatum isolate Tunisia-2019 chromosome 1, ASM765513v2, whole genome shotgun sequence includes the following:
- the LOC116187653 gene encoding probable E3 ubiquitin-protein ligase XERICO has protein sequence MGLSSLPAPSEGMLCIILVNTALTFSIFKNFIRTILRIFGFRISASSSSPPPSSTTDSIVTHQLDFSDFYTSPTETYIEQFRSQTPTVHFESVCGLNKGEHDCSVCLTQFEPDSEVNHLSCGHIFHNVCLEQWLDYCNITCPLCRNLLMPEEDVPCFW, from the coding sequence atgggTCTCTCAAGTCTCCCTGCCCCATCAGAAGGAATGCTATGCATTATCTTGGTAAACACGGCCCTCACCTTCTCCATATTCAAGAACTTCATTCGGACAATCCTCCGCATCTTCGGGTTCCGAATCTCTGCATCGTCATCGTCACCACCTCCGTCGTCTACAACCGATTCAATCGTGACTCATCAGCTGGACTTCTCCGACTTCTATACAAGCCCTACAGAGACGTACATCGAGCAATTCCGGAGCCAGACACCGACAGTTCATTTCGAATCAGTTTGTGGCCTCAACAAGGGAGAGCACGACTGCTCAGTCTGCCTGACCCAGTTCGAGCCTGACTCGGAGGTGAACCACCTCTCCTGCGGGCACATCTTCCACAACGTGTGCTTGGAGCAGTGGCTCGATTACTGCAACATCACCTGCCCCCTCTGCAGGAATCTCCTGATGCCCGAGGAAGATGTGCCCTGCTTCTGGTGA
- the LOC116187627 gene encoding ribonuclease E/G-like protein, chloroplastic isoform X2 yields MAASLLKCCPYATEAMDIPEAIPHRRHHRHLLPPPPPPFPCFDRFLSPCICPHPLHENVARLALSAGGYHSHVRSPVMCMRKGKSILTSKGSCEIVWTVEAELTDGQQLYVTGDPAKLGCWNPGMAIPMSRTSHANIWKTEIKIEAGVSFKYNYFIKEELRHSDIIWRPGPEFSLLVPLHDDPERKIMVRDSWIKIGTKGRRSSTHAWGSWIEEKYLPNEASEGPPDEDQAVKCIESDTLQVEPFFKDLAVNNGFYTDSEDTITLTRKAYKLDATLSERDQPVEEPWLLWTLFPPILNDGEFDEPKERDSKKGQVSQWGTQNQLLDVAEKLSEGEKVLASVEDTISTVLLINSSICTMQRIAVLEDGKLVELLLEPVKSNVQCDSMYLGIVTKLVPNMGGAFVNIGNSRHSLMDIKKNRAPFIFPPFSRGKGKQGTNGSVSEAHEGQATNDGDEHASHDCTELIDDVAENFPQDIPGKYTRDEYEENEDEDDFDVLEILKGSANGSLAHFRELSILSKDNIGGHEKHEEGDTNFSKLLSETEVMNSSQVSSLKDRDDSMETSSCENSWNMVRKGTKIIVQVVKEGLGSKGPTLTPYPKLRSRFWVLITRCDRIGVSKKISGMERTRLKVIAKTLQPQGFGLTVRTVAAGHSLEELQKDLEGLLSTWKNIIEHAKSAALAADEGVEGAVPVILHRAMGQTLSVVQDYFNEKVKKMVVDSPRTFHEVTNYLQEIAPDLCDRVELYNKRNPLFDEYNIEAEIDKILSKRVPLANGGSLVIEQTEALVSIDVNGGHGMFGQGNSQERAILEVNLSAARQIARELRLRDIGGIIVVDFIDMADESNKRLVYEEVKKIVERDRSIVKVSELSKNGLMEITRKRVRPSVTFMISEPCACCHATGRVEALETSFSKIEQEICRLLATMETRANPEDPKSWPRFILRVDHHMCEYLTSGKKTRIANLSSSLKVWILLKVARGFTRGEFEVKPFSPDSKGNKDQHQAVIPILRPTDGRAKGSAKKVTLFPVKKFKATG; encoded by the exons ATGGCGGCTTCTCTGCTCAAGTGCTGCCCGTACGCGACTGAGGCCATGGACATCCCAGAAGCTATCCCGCACCGCCGCCACCACCGTCACCTCCTCCCCCCTCCGCCCCCTCCTTTCCCCTGCTTCGACCGCTTCCTCTCCCC GTGCATTTGCCCTCATCCACTACACGAGAATGTGGCCAGACTTGCTCTATCTGCAGGGGGTTACCATTCCCACGTGAGATCGCCTGTCATGTGTATGAGGAAAG GGAAGTCAATCCTTACTTCTAAAGGTTCCTGTGAGATAGTTTGGACTGTCGAAGCTGAATTGACCGATGGTCAGCAATTATATGTAACTGGTGATCCAGCTAAGTTAGGTTGCTGGAACCCAGGGATGGCCATTCCTATGTCTCGAACCTCACATGCTAACATATGGAAGACTGAAATTAAG ATTGAGGCTGGGGTAAGTTTCAAATACAACTATTTTATAAAAGAAGAATTGCGGCATTCTGATATTATTTGGCGACCTGGACCTGAATTTTCCCTGTTAGTACCTCTACATGATGATCCAGAGAGGAAAATCATGGTGAGGGATTCATGGATAAAGATTGGGACTAAAGGTAGAAGGTCTTCAACCCATGCGTGGGGTTCATGGATAGAGGAAAAGTACCTGCCTAACGAGGCTTCAGAAGGCCCTCCAG ATGAAGATCAAGCTGTGAAATGCATTGAAAGCGATACGCTTCAAGTAGAGCCATTCTTCAAGGATCTAGCAGTCAACAATGGTTTTTACACTGACAGCGAAGATACAATTACTCTCACCCGAAAGGCCTATAAGTTGGATGCAACTCTCTCTGAAAGAGATCAGCCTGTTGAGGAACCATGGCTCCTCTGGACTCTCTTTCCTCCTATTCTCAATGATGGAGAGTTTGATGAGCCCAAAGAGAGGGATAGTAAAAAAGGCCAGGTTTCGCAGTGGGGGACTCAAAATCAGCTTCTTGACGTTGCTGAGAAGTTGTCAGAAGGGGAGAAAGTCTTGGCTTCAGTTGAAGATACTATTTCAACggttttattaattaattcttcgATATGTACGATGCAAAGGATTGCAGTATTGGAAGATGGAAAATTAGTTGAGTTGCTGCTTGAACCAGTAAAAAGCAATGTACAGTGTGATAGCATGTATCTAGGGATAGTTACAAAACTAGTGCCAAACATGGGTGGTGCTTTTGTCAATATTGGAAACTCAAGGCACTCCCTCATggatataaagaaaaacagGGCGCCTTTCATATTCCCTCCATTTTCTCgaggaaaagggaaacaagGAACAAATGGTTCAGTGTCTGAAGCCCATGAAGGACAGGCAACTAATGATGGAGATGAGCATGCATCACACGATTGCACTGAGCTTATTGATGATGTTGCAGAAAATTTTCCTCAGGATATTCCTGGAAAATATACTCGGGATGAGTACGAGGAGAATGAGGACGAGGATGATTTTGATGTTCTAGAAATCCTGAAAGGAAGTGCTAATGGTAGTTTAGCTCATTTTCGTGAACTAAGTATACTATCAAAGGATAACATAGGTGGCCATGAGAAGCATGAAGAGGGTGACACTAACTTCAGTAAGCTGCTAAGTGAAACTGAGGTGATGAATAGCTCTCAGGTGTCTAGCCTCAAAGATCGAGATGATTCTATGGAAACATCTAGTTGTGAAAATAGCTGGAACATGGTCCGGAAAGGAACCAAAATAATCGTACAAGTTGTCAAAGAAGGGTTAGGCTCTAAAGGCCCAACTTTGACTCCCTATCCGAAACTAAGAAGTAGATTCTGG GTGTTGATCACTCGTTGCGATAGAATTGGAGTCTCAAAAAAGATTAGTGGCATGGAGCGTACCCGATTAAAAGTTATAGCAAAGACATTGCAGCCTCAAGGTTTTGGTCTGACTGTTAGGACTGTCGCTGCTGGTCATTCTTTAGAAGAATTGCAGAAGGACTTGGAAGGGTTGCTTTCTACCTGGAAAAACATAATCGAACATGCGAAATCTGCAGCTCTTGCTGCAGACGAAGGTGTTGAAGGGGCTGTTCCTGTAATTTTGCATAGGGCTATGGGTCAAACACTATCAGTGGTGCAGGATTATTTCAATGAGAAG GTGAAGAAGATGGTGGTTGACTCTCCAAGGACTTTTCACGAG GTTACCAACTACCTTCAAGAAATTGCACCTGATCTTTGTGACCGGGTTGAGCTATATAATAAGAGGAATCCCCTGTTTGATGAATACAACATTGAAGCAGAAATTGATAAGATCCTCAGTAAAAG GGTTCCCCTTGCCAATGGAGGTTCTTTAGTGATTGAACAAACTGAGGCCTTAGTCTCTATTGATGTGAATGGAGGTCATGGGATGTTTGGACAGGGAAATTCACAAGAAAGGGCTATCCTTGAAGTGAATCTGTCAGCTGCAAGACAG ATAGCACGGGAGTTACGGCTTCGAGACATTGGCGGCATTATTGTGGTGGATTTCATTGATATGGCAGATGAAT CAAATAAGAGATTGGTCTATGAAGAAGTCAAGAAGATTGTGGAGAGAGACCGCTCCATAGTAAAAGTTTCTGAATTATCTAAGAATGGCCTTATGGAAATAACCAGAAAGAGG GTTCGGCCTAGTGTGACTTTCATGATAAGTGAGCCCTGCGCTTGTTGTCATGCTACTGGAAGAGTTGAAGCTCTAGAGACCTCATTTTCGAAAATTGAACAGGAAATTTGTCGCTTACTT GCTACAATGGAAACAAGAGCCAATCCTGAAGACCCGAAGTCCTGGCCTAGATTTATATTGAGGGTTGACCATCATATGTGTGAATACTTGACTTCAGGAAAGAAGACAAGGATTGCAAATTTGAGTAGTTCTCTTAAAGTTTGGATACTGCTGAAG GTTGCTAGAGGTTTCACGCGAGGTGAATTTGAGGTAAAACCATTTAGCCCTGATAGTAAGGGGAACAAAGATCAGCATCAGGCTGTCATTCCGATATTGCGGCCGACTGATGGAAGAGCGAAAGGCTCAGCGAAAAAGGTCACTTTGTTTCCCGTGAAGAAGTTCAAGGCTACCGGATAA
- the LOC116187627 gene encoding ribonuclease E/G-like protein, chloroplastic isoform X1: MAASLLKCCPYATEAMDIPEAIPHRRHHRHLLPPPPPPFPCFDRFLSPCICPHPLHENVARLALSAGGYHSHVRSPVMCMRKGKSILTSKGSCEIVWTVEAELTDGQQLYVTGDPAKLGCWNPGMAIPMSRTSHANIWKTEIKIEAGVSFKYNYFIKEELRHSDIIWRPGPEFSLLVPLHDDPERKIMVRDSWIKIGTKGRRSSTHAWGSWIEEKYLPNEASEGPPGRDEDQAVKCIESDTLQVEPFFKDLAVNNGFYTDSEDTITLTRKAYKLDATLSERDQPVEEPWLLWTLFPPILNDGEFDEPKERDSKKGQVSQWGTQNQLLDVAEKLSEGEKVLASVEDTISTVLLINSSICTMQRIAVLEDGKLVELLLEPVKSNVQCDSMYLGIVTKLVPNMGGAFVNIGNSRHSLMDIKKNRAPFIFPPFSRGKGKQGTNGSVSEAHEGQATNDGDEHASHDCTELIDDVAENFPQDIPGKYTRDEYEENEDEDDFDVLEILKGSANGSLAHFRELSILSKDNIGGHEKHEEGDTNFSKLLSETEVMNSSQVSSLKDRDDSMETSSCENSWNMVRKGTKIIVQVVKEGLGSKGPTLTPYPKLRSRFWVLITRCDRIGVSKKISGMERTRLKVIAKTLQPQGFGLTVRTVAAGHSLEELQKDLEGLLSTWKNIIEHAKSAALAADEGVEGAVPVILHRAMGQTLSVVQDYFNEKVKKMVVDSPRTFHEVTNYLQEIAPDLCDRVELYNKRNPLFDEYNIEAEIDKILSKRVPLANGGSLVIEQTEALVSIDVNGGHGMFGQGNSQERAILEVNLSAARQIARELRLRDIGGIIVVDFIDMADESNKRLVYEEVKKIVERDRSIVKVSELSKNGLMEITRKRVRPSVTFMISEPCACCHATGRVEALETSFSKIEQEICRLLATMETRANPEDPKSWPRFILRVDHHMCEYLTSGKKTRIANLSSSLKVWILLKVARGFTRGEFEVKPFSPDSKGNKDQHQAVIPILRPTDGRAKGSAKKVTLFPVKKFKATG; encoded by the exons ATGGCGGCTTCTCTGCTCAAGTGCTGCCCGTACGCGACTGAGGCCATGGACATCCCAGAAGCTATCCCGCACCGCCGCCACCACCGTCACCTCCTCCCCCCTCCGCCCCCTCCTTTCCCCTGCTTCGACCGCTTCCTCTCCCC GTGCATTTGCCCTCATCCACTACACGAGAATGTGGCCAGACTTGCTCTATCTGCAGGGGGTTACCATTCCCACGTGAGATCGCCTGTCATGTGTATGAGGAAAG GGAAGTCAATCCTTACTTCTAAAGGTTCCTGTGAGATAGTTTGGACTGTCGAAGCTGAATTGACCGATGGTCAGCAATTATATGTAACTGGTGATCCAGCTAAGTTAGGTTGCTGGAACCCAGGGATGGCCATTCCTATGTCTCGAACCTCACATGCTAACATATGGAAGACTGAAATTAAG ATTGAGGCTGGGGTAAGTTTCAAATACAACTATTTTATAAAAGAAGAATTGCGGCATTCTGATATTATTTGGCGACCTGGACCTGAATTTTCCCTGTTAGTACCTCTACATGATGATCCAGAGAGGAAAATCATGGTGAGGGATTCATGGATAAAGATTGGGACTAAAGGTAGAAGGTCTTCAACCCATGCGTGGGGTTCATGGATAGAGGAAAAGTACCTGCCTAACGAGGCTTCAGAAGGCCCTCCAGGTAGAG ATGAAGATCAAGCTGTGAAATGCATTGAAAGCGATACGCTTCAAGTAGAGCCATTCTTCAAGGATCTAGCAGTCAACAATGGTTTTTACACTGACAGCGAAGATACAATTACTCTCACCCGAAAGGCCTATAAGTTGGATGCAACTCTCTCTGAAAGAGATCAGCCTGTTGAGGAACCATGGCTCCTCTGGACTCTCTTTCCTCCTATTCTCAATGATGGAGAGTTTGATGAGCCCAAAGAGAGGGATAGTAAAAAAGGCCAGGTTTCGCAGTGGGGGACTCAAAATCAGCTTCTTGACGTTGCTGAGAAGTTGTCAGAAGGGGAGAAAGTCTTGGCTTCAGTTGAAGATACTATTTCAACggttttattaattaattcttcgATATGTACGATGCAAAGGATTGCAGTATTGGAAGATGGAAAATTAGTTGAGTTGCTGCTTGAACCAGTAAAAAGCAATGTACAGTGTGATAGCATGTATCTAGGGATAGTTACAAAACTAGTGCCAAACATGGGTGGTGCTTTTGTCAATATTGGAAACTCAAGGCACTCCCTCATggatataaagaaaaacagGGCGCCTTTCATATTCCCTCCATTTTCTCgaggaaaagggaaacaagGAACAAATGGTTCAGTGTCTGAAGCCCATGAAGGACAGGCAACTAATGATGGAGATGAGCATGCATCACACGATTGCACTGAGCTTATTGATGATGTTGCAGAAAATTTTCCTCAGGATATTCCTGGAAAATATACTCGGGATGAGTACGAGGAGAATGAGGACGAGGATGATTTTGATGTTCTAGAAATCCTGAAAGGAAGTGCTAATGGTAGTTTAGCTCATTTTCGTGAACTAAGTATACTATCAAAGGATAACATAGGTGGCCATGAGAAGCATGAAGAGGGTGACACTAACTTCAGTAAGCTGCTAAGTGAAACTGAGGTGATGAATAGCTCTCAGGTGTCTAGCCTCAAAGATCGAGATGATTCTATGGAAACATCTAGTTGTGAAAATAGCTGGAACATGGTCCGGAAAGGAACCAAAATAATCGTACAAGTTGTCAAAGAAGGGTTAGGCTCTAAAGGCCCAACTTTGACTCCCTATCCGAAACTAAGAAGTAGATTCTGG GTGTTGATCACTCGTTGCGATAGAATTGGAGTCTCAAAAAAGATTAGTGGCATGGAGCGTACCCGATTAAAAGTTATAGCAAAGACATTGCAGCCTCAAGGTTTTGGTCTGACTGTTAGGACTGTCGCTGCTGGTCATTCTTTAGAAGAATTGCAGAAGGACTTGGAAGGGTTGCTTTCTACCTGGAAAAACATAATCGAACATGCGAAATCTGCAGCTCTTGCTGCAGACGAAGGTGTTGAAGGGGCTGTTCCTGTAATTTTGCATAGGGCTATGGGTCAAACACTATCAGTGGTGCAGGATTATTTCAATGAGAAG GTGAAGAAGATGGTGGTTGACTCTCCAAGGACTTTTCACGAG GTTACCAACTACCTTCAAGAAATTGCACCTGATCTTTGTGACCGGGTTGAGCTATATAATAAGAGGAATCCCCTGTTTGATGAATACAACATTGAAGCAGAAATTGATAAGATCCTCAGTAAAAG GGTTCCCCTTGCCAATGGAGGTTCTTTAGTGATTGAACAAACTGAGGCCTTAGTCTCTATTGATGTGAATGGAGGTCATGGGATGTTTGGACAGGGAAATTCACAAGAAAGGGCTATCCTTGAAGTGAATCTGTCAGCTGCAAGACAG ATAGCACGGGAGTTACGGCTTCGAGACATTGGCGGCATTATTGTGGTGGATTTCATTGATATGGCAGATGAAT CAAATAAGAGATTGGTCTATGAAGAAGTCAAGAAGATTGTGGAGAGAGACCGCTCCATAGTAAAAGTTTCTGAATTATCTAAGAATGGCCTTATGGAAATAACCAGAAAGAGG GTTCGGCCTAGTGTGACTTTCATGATAAGTGAGCCCTGCGCTTGTTGTCATGCTACTGGAAGAGTTGAAGCTCTAGAGACCTCATTTTCGAAAATTGAACAGGAAATTTGTCGCTTACTT GCTACAATGGAAACAAGAGCCAATCCTGAAGACCCGAAGTCCTGGCCTAGATTTATATTGAGGGTTGACCATCATATGTGTGAATACTTGACTTCAGGAAAGAAGACAAGGATTGCAAATTTGAGTAGTTCTCTTAAAGTTTGGATACTGCTGAAG GTTGCTAGAGGTTTCACGCGAGGTGAATTTGAGGTAAAACCATTTAGCCCTGATAGTAAGGGGAACAAAGATCAGCATCAGGCTGTCATTCCGATATTGCGGCCGACTGATGGAAGAGCGAAAGGCTCAGCGAAAAAGGTCACTTTGTTTCCCGTGAAGAAGTTCAAGGCTACCGGATAA
- the LOC116187627 gene encoding ribonuclease E/G-like protein, chloroplastic isoform X3 encodes MCMRKGKSILTSKGSCEIVWTVEAELTDGQQLYVTGDPAKLGCWNPGMAIPMSRTSHANIWKTEIKIEAGVSFKYNYFIKEELRHSDIIWRPGPEFSLLVPLHDDPERKIMVRDSWIKIGTKGRRSSTHAWGSWIEEKYLPNEASEGPPGRDEDQAVKCIESDTLQVEPFFKDLAVNNGFYTDSEDTITLTRKAYKLDATLSERDQPVEEPWLLWTLFPPILNDGEFDEPKERDSKKGQVSQWGTQNQLLDVAEKLSEGEKVLASVEDTISTVLLINSSICTMQRIAVLEDGKLVELLLEPVKSNVQCDSMYLGIVTKLVPNMGGAFVNIGNSRHSLMDIKKNRAPFIFPPFSRGKGKQGTNGSVSEAHEGQATNDGDEHASHDCTELIDDVAENFPQDIPGKYTRDEYEENEDEDDFDVLEILKGSANGSLAHFRELSILSKDNIGGHEKHEEGDTNFSKLLSETEVMNSSQVSSLKDRDDSMETSSCENSWNMVRKGTKIIVQVVKEGLGSKGPTLTPYPKLRSRFWVLITRCDRIGVSKKISGMERTRLKVIAKTLQPQGFGLTVRTVAAGHSLEELQKDLEGLLSTWKNIIEHAKSAALAADEGVEGAVPVILHRAMGQTLSVVQDYFNEKVKKMVVDSPRTFHEVTNYLQEIAPDLCDRVELYNKRNPLFDEYNIEAEIDKILSKRVPLANGGSLVIEQTEALVSIDVNGGHGMFGQGNSQERAILEVNLSAARQIARELRLRDIGGIIVVDFIDMADESNKRLVYEEVKKIVERDRSIVKVSELSKNGLMEITRKRVRPSVTFMISEPCACCHATGRVEALETSFSKIEQEICRLLATMETRANPEDPKSWPRFILRVDHHMCEYLTSGKKTRIANLSSSLKVWILLKVARGFTRGEFEVKPFSPDSKGNKDQHQAVIPILRPTDGRAKGSAKKVTLFPVKKFKATG; translated from the exons ATGTGTATGAGGAAAG GGAAGTCAATCCTTACTTCTAAAGGTTCCTGTGAGATAGTTTGGACTGTCGAAGCTGAATTGACCGATGGTCAGCAATTATATGTAACTGGTGATCCAGCTAAGTTAGGTTGCTGGAACCCAGGGATGGCCATTCCTATGTCTCGAACCTCACATGCTAACATATGGAAGACTGAAATTAAG ATTGAGGCTGGGGTAAGTTTCAAATACAACTATTTTATAAAAGAAGAATTGCGGCATTCTGATATTATTTGGCGACCTGGACCTGAATTTTCCCTGTTAGTACCTCTACATGATGATCCAGAGAGGAAAATCATGGTGAGGGATTCATGGATAAAGATTGGGACTAAAGGTAGAAGGTCTTCAACCCATGCGTGGGGTTCATGGATAGAGGAAAAGTACCTGCCTAACGAGGCTTCAGAAGGCCCTCCAGGTAGAG ATGAAGATCAAGCTGTGAAATGCATTGAAAGCGATACGCTTCAAGTAGAGCCATTCTTCAAGGATCTAGCAGTCAACAATGGTTTTTACACTGACAGCGAAGATACAATTACTCTCACCCGAAAGGCCTATAAGTTGGATGCAACTCTCTCTGAAAGAGATCAGCCTGTTGAGGAACCATGGCTCCTCTGGACTCTCTTTCCTCCTATTCTCAATGATGGAGAGTTTGATGAGCCCAAAGAGAGGGATAGTAAAAAAGGCCAGGTTTCGCAGTGGGGGACTCAAAATCAGCTTCTTGACGTTGCTGAGAAGTTGTCAGAAGGGGAGAAAGTCTTGGCTTCAGTTGAAGATACTATTTCAACggttttattaattaattcttcgATATGTACGATGCAAAGGATTGCAGTATTGGAAGATGGAAAATTAGTTGAGTTGCTGCTTGAACCAGTAAAAAGCAATGTACAGTGTGATAGCATGTATCTAGGGATAGTTACAAAACTAGTGCCAAACATGGGTGGTGCTTTTGTCAATATTGGAAACTCAAGGCACTCCCTCATggatataaagaaaaacagGGCGCCTTTCATATTCCCTCCATTTTCTCgaggaaaagggaaacaagGAACAAATGGTTCAGTGTCTGAAGCCCATGAAGGACAGGCAACTAATGATGGAGATGAGCATGCATCACACGATTGCACTGAGCTTATTGATGATGTTGCAGAAAATTTTCCTCAGGATATTCCTGGAAAATATACTCGGGATGAGTACGAGGAGAATGAGGACGAGGATGATTTTGATGTTCTAGAAATCCTGAAAGGAAGTGCTAATGGTAGTTTAGCTCATTTTCGTGAACTAAGTATACTATCAAAGGATAACATAGGTGGCCATGAGAAGCATGAAGAGGGTGACACTAACTTCAGTAAGCTGCTAAGTGAAACTGAGGTGATGAATAGCTCTCAGGTGTCTAGCCTCAAAGATCGAGATGATTCTATGGAAACATCTAGTTGTGAAAATAGCTGGAACATGGTCCGGAAAGGAACCAAAATAATCGTACAAGTTGTCAAAGAAGGGTTAGGCTCTAAAGGCCCAACTTTGACTCCCTATCCGAAACTAAGAAGTAGATTCTGG GTGTTGATCACTCGTTGCGATAGAATTGGAGTCTCAAAAAAGATTAGTGGCATGGAGCGTACCCGATTAAAAGTTATAGCAAAGACATTGCAGCCTCAAGGTTTTGGTCTGACTGTTAGGACTGTCGCTGCTGGTCATTCTTTAGAAGAATTGCAGAAGGACTTGGAAGGGTTGCTTTCTACCTGGAAAAACATAATCGAACATGCGAAATCTGCAGCTCTTGCTGCAGACGAAGGTGTTGAAGGGGCTGTTCCTGTAATTTTGCATAGGGCTATGGGTCAAACACTATCAGTGGTGCAGGATTATTTCAATGAGAAG GTGAAGAAGATGGTGGTTGACTCTCCAAGGACTTTTCACGAG GTTACCAACTACCTTCAAGAAATTGCACCTGATCTTTGTGACCGGGTTGAGCTATATAATAAGAGGAATCCCCTGTTTGATGAATACAACATTGAAGCAGAAATTGATAAGATCCTCAGTAAAAG GGTTCCCCTTGCCAATGGAGGTTCTTTAGTGATTGAACAAACTGAGGCCTTAGTCTCTATTGATGTGAATGGAGGTCATGGGATGTTTGGACAGGGAAATTCACAAGAAAGGGCTATCCTTGAAGTGAATCTGTCAGCTGCAAGACAG ATAGCACGGGAGTTACGGCTTCGAGACATTGGCGGCATTATTGTGGTGGATTTCATTGATATGGCAGATGAAT CAAATAAGAGATTGGTCTATGAAGAAGTCAAGAAGATTGTGGAGAGAGACCGCTCCATAGTAAAAGTTTCTGAATTATCTAAGAATGGCCTTATGGAAATAACCAGAAAGAGG GTTCGGCCTAGTGTGACTTTCATGATAAGTGAGCCCTGCGCTTGTTGTCATGCTACTGGAAGAGTTGAAGCTCTAGAGACCTCATTTTCGAAAATTGAACAGGAAATTTGTCGCTTACTT GCTACAATGGAAACAAGAGCCAATCCTGAAGACCCGAAGTCCTGGCCTAGATTTATATTGAGGGTTGACCATCATATGTGTGAATACTTGACTTCAGGAAAGAAGACAAGGATTGCAAATTTGAGTAGTTCTCTTAAAGTTTGGATACTGCTGAAG GTTGCTAGAGGTTTCACGCGAGGTGAATTTGAGGTAAAACCATTTAGCCCTGATAGTAAGGGGAACAAAGATCAGCATCAGGCTGTCATTCCGATATTGCGGCCGACTGATGGAAGAGCGAAAGGCTCAGCGAAAAAGGTCACTTTGTTTCCCGTGAAGAAGTTCAAGGCTACCGGATAA